In Carassius auratus strain Wakin unplaced genomic scaffold, ASM336829v1 scaf_tig00022846, whole genome shotgun sequence, the following are encoded in one genomic region:
- the LOC113077531 gene encoding uncharacterized protein LOC113077531 has protein sequence MAVDEHCIPGMDRVDALAECLVELRTQTSLTLTNQQVATIVGLWQNLDKFDKDRVVYAARHQDRLLTGRFRSPKKKAVFTPGVDSTKRCVLGSSGSPAQWPNCCRLVEMIFIRLCNIHRSPKKQRTECLSRWDLILRDYRKIRQLILSNGTVMSDTTLQLVEVNQRTLTTWHNNRLKGQEVSLLLQGLDLPEARPVALDVLPPARVQPVVPPQYSHQLHTYQMPPDTAGQAKTKFRKIAPSATCTSATATSIWPSAVHPQRSATSSQLRTICPRPTAPHPLVPDTPTAPVVSQMFLVPCPAPFSTINPGAISSEPPANDTATPTKRSYNRTVKANSCRKCGQFRTQETGHSQYKGKIYCPNKETITKEQWLQIMRR, from the exons ATG GCTGTTGACGAACACTGCATTCCTGGAATGGACCGGGTGGATGCGTTGGCAGAGTGTCTGGTGGAGCTGCGCACACAGACAAGCCTCACACTTACCAACCAACAAGTTGCGACCATTGTGGGTCTGTGGCAGAACCTGGACAAATTTGATAAAGACAGGGTGGTGTATGCTGCTCGTCATCAAGACAGGCTACTTACAGGACGTTTTAGGTCCCCAAAAAAGAAAGCTGTCTTCACTCCTGGTGTCGACAGCACAAAAAGGTGTGTTTTGGGTTCTAGCGGCTCTCCAGCACAGTGGCCTAATTGCTGTCGCCTTGTTGAAATGATTTTCATAAGGTTATGTAACATCCACCGAAGCCCCAAGAAACAGCGGACAGAATGTCTGTCTAGATGGGATCTCATTCTTCGTGATTACAGAAAAATTCGGCAGCTAATCCTGAGCAATGGAACGGTGATGAGTGACACAACCCTTCAGCTAGTTGAGGTAAATCAGAGGACCCTTACGACATGGCACAATAACCGTTTAAAGGGTCAGGAGGTCTCCTTGCTGTTGCAAGGGCTGGACCTTCCAGAGGCACGTCCAGTGGCTTTGGATGTTTTGCCTCCAGCACGAGTACAGCCTGTTGTGCCTCCACAATATAGCCACCAGTTGCATACCTACCAGATGCCACCAGACACAGCTGGACAGGCAAAGACAAAGTTTAGAAAGATTGCGCCCTCAGCTACCTGTACATCTGCCACAGCAACTTCAATCTGGCCATCAGCCGTACACCCTCAGCGTTCAGCCACGTCCAGCCAGCTAAGGACAATTTGTCCCAGGCCGACAGCACCACACCCATTGGTTCCTGACACACCCACTGCCCCTGttgtgtctcagatgtttctggtGCCCTGCCCAGCCCCATTTTCCACCATTAACCCTGGAGCAATTTCCTCTGAGCCACCTGCAAATGACACAGCCACTCCAACCAAACGATCGTACAATCGCACTGTAAAAGCAAATTCGTGCAGAAAGTGTGGCCAATTTCGTACTCAAGAAACTGGCCATAGCCAGTACAAAGGCAAAATATATTGCCCTAATAAAGAAACAATTACAAAGGAGCAGTGGTTACAGATTATGAGAAGAtaa
- the LOC113077528 gene encoding uncharacterized protein LOC113077528 — protein sequence MASAKSHKGMSNAEWLARLESFAQTGVWPSTQGNRPSPRQKRWHEMYQKIEKCPLQMRGQTTLLKEAQTCICGFHKVHPPVTGEASQSTPAQSTPSVSDVSCPAKRPKLTLSMFEKSRFGGSHVAAAKPNLSTQRKTSQMLEHSSSATVSCPPSDPHPPPSPKPHQPVIQSSSSFFLPPPQSSQRIKKTATPSTVSENTVVRSPVSSQPEDLPLLWPQTMPQQDQKWVSEALFRVGAKGKLELRENLQLWYHPPPPALLYHQAPTPDRFFSQRLLLWMPYKLWKVRLQCTNPACARQQLCGGGLHRRVRQVLDIDRYYNLVTETLICTRCRTSYLSWSQAVLQQLDLAHRSEFRVILTRKYACDIRVLRLLRERGMGNGPVRIIGQLRENHSEEWLKRALRYTSECVAFFDNRGLHPLHFQEPPPLASVPSYKWLLTVYSQDILNRLDHIKASITSTYGSILKMDSTKKITKKLSGPAKGTAQWLTSVGNEIGQVLMSVLTANEGAGLDLMAAGLMERYRSAGVDPPTIIYVDCDCCKKVGETKLKRRFSGWPDVIVRLDIWHFMRRLAVGCTTDAHQLYPTFMARLSSCIFEWDAGDLTLLRQAKREQLIQQGWPTLSEAELDHHLTKAELLQHCRRRTRGEETTFRLLDMLIRELMGGKGNDALGVPLLDSVRMQHIWNVQRRHITCIQDPPNVPLYTETGTTSKGGVVLKTYRCARGSTSLESFHCHLNRFIPGNSANSLNFQIYLLEGLLRWNQDRAEAAVADGGSTLRSYTGELVYSVNENYNKLYGRKLVPSFTPPAVYTGELIGVQYLLRQNSQPLEDMCPTSDRTSQLLEEIDVEEQVEKDEGFIDFFGEEATVANLVASDDLVLSGPPVLPAAPVPSVQAPTAAPLPSVKIPPLPIVQTPPLPSVQTPPLPSVQTPPLPSVQTPPLPSVQTPPLPM from the exons ATGGCTTCAGCTAAGTCTCACAAAGGCATGAGTAATGCTGAATGGCTTGCGCGTCTGGAGAGTTTTGCCCAAACAGGAGTTTGGCCATCTACACAGGGGAATAGACCTTCTCCCCGACAAAAACGATGGCATGAGATGTATCAGAAG ATAGAAAAGTGCCCTCTGCAAATGAGGGGACAGACCACTCTTCTGAAGGAAGCTCAGACATGTATTTGTGGCTTTCACAAG GTTCATCCACCAGTCACAGGGGAAGCATCACAGAGCACCCCGGCCCAAAGCACACCCTCTGTCAGCGATGTGTCATGTCCTGCAAAGAGACCTAAACTGACATTGTCAATG TTTGAAAAGTCAAGGTTTGGAGGCTCACATGTGGCAGCAGCAAAACCTAATTTGAGCACCCAGAGGAAAACCTCTCAG ATGTTAGAGCACTCCAGTTCAGCTACAGTTTCATGTCCACCCTCtgatcctcatcctcctccatcCCCCAAACCTCATCAGCCCGTCATCCAGTCCTCCTCTTCCTTCTTCCTTCCTCCACCTCAGAGTTCACAACGCATCAAAAAAACAGCAACGCCATCAACTGTTTCTGAGAATACTGTTGTGAGGAGCCCA GTCTCATCTCAGCCAGAAGATCTCCCCCTTCTGTGGCCACAGACAATGCCACAGCAAGACCAGAAGTGGGTGTCAGAAGCACTTTTTAGGGTTGGTGCAAAGGGAAAGCTGGAGCTGCGTGAAAACCTACAGTTGTGGTATCACCCCCCACCACCAGCCCTGTTGTACCACCAAGCTCCAACACCTGATAGGTTTTTTTCACAGCGTCTCTTGCTCTGGATGCCATATAAGCTGTGGAAGGTGCGGCTCCAGTGTACTAACCCTGCCTGTGCCAGGCAACAGCTGTGTGGTGGTGGACTGCACAGGAGGGTACGACAGGTGTTAGACATTGACAGATACTACAACCTGGTGACAGAGACCCTGATCTGCACCAGGTGTAGAACCAGCTATCTGTCCTGGAGTCAAGCTGTGCTGCAGCAGTTGGACCTGGCCCATCGATCTGAATTCAGGGTCATCCTCACACGCAA GTATGCCTGTGACATTCGGGTTCTTCGCTTGCTGCGTGAGAGGGGCATGGGGAATGGCCCAGTGAGGATCATCGGCCAGCTGAGAGAGAACCACAGTGAGGAGTGGTTGAAACGTGCGCTTCGGTACACATCAGAGTGTGTGGCCTTTTTTGATAATCGTGGCCTGCATCCGCTGCACTTCCAGGAGCCACCACCACTTGCTTCAGTACCCAGCTACAAATGGCTCCTCACTGTATATAGTCAGGACATTCTCAACAGGCTCGATCACATAAAGGCCAGCATAACATCCACGTATGGATCAATCTTAAAAATGGATTCAACTAAGAAG ATCACCAAGAAGTTGAGCGGGCCTGCGAAAGGCACAGCACAGTGGCTTACCTCAGTGGGCAATGAGATAGGTCAGGTGCTGATGAGTGTCCTGACTGCGAATGAAGGGGCTGGGTTAGACCTCATGGCTGCAGGGCTCATGGAGCGATACCGGAGTGCTGGTGTTGATCCTCCCACTATCATTTATGTGGACTGTGATTGTTGCAAGAAAGTGGGAGAGACTAAATTGAAGAGGCGGTTCAGCGGCTGGCCAGATGTCATCGTCCGCCTAGACATTTGGCATTTTATGCGACGTCTGGCAGTAGGGTGCACCACTGACGCCCACCAGTTGTACCCTACTTTTATGGCAAGGCTGTCATCCTGTATTTTTGAGTGGGATGCAGGGGATCTCACTCTGCTGAGACAGGCCAAAAGGGAGCAACTCATCCAACAGGGCTGGCCTACTCTGTCGGAGGCAGAACTGGACCATCATTTAACTAAAGCTGAGCTGCTCCAGCACTGCAGGAGGAGAACACGGGGAGAAGAAACCACTTTCCGCCTCCTTGATATGCTCATCAGAGAGCTCATGGGTGGCAAGGGGAATGATGCTCTTGGTGTTCCTCTACTTGACAGTGTGAGAATGCAGCACATCTGGAATGTCCAGAGGCGGCACATCACCTGTATCCAAGACCCTCCAAATGTGCCGCTCTATACTGAAACTGGAACTACAAGCAAGGGTGGGGTGGTTCTAAAAACCTATCGTTGTGCCAGAGGCTCCACATCCCTGGAATCATTTCACTGCCACCTAAACAGATTTATTCCAG GGAACAGCGCAAACAGCCTGAACTTCCAGATTTATCTCCTGGAAGGTTTATTACGCTGGAATCAGGACCGGGCTGAAGCTGCTGTTGCAGATGGAGGTTCAACTCTGCGCTCTTACACAGGGGAGCTGGTTTACTCTGTCAATGAGAACTACAATAAGTTGTATGGCAGGAAATTGGTCCCTAGCTTCACTCCACCTGCAGTATACACag GGGAGCTCATTGGAGTACAGTACTTGTTGAGGCAGAATAGTCAGCCCCTGGAGGACATGTGCCCTACCTCTGATAGGACCTCTCAATTGCTGGAGGAGATAGATGTGGAGGAGCAAGTGGAAAAGGATGAGGGTTTCATTGATTTCTTTGGAGAGGAAGCCACAGTGGCAAATCTTGTGGCATCAGATGACTTAGTCCTTTCAGGTCCACCAGTTCTACCAGCTGCACCAGttcccagtgtccaggctcctacagctgcaccactgcccagtgtcaaAATTCCACCACTGCCCattgtccagactccaccactgcccagtgtccagactccaccattgcccagtgtccagactccaccactgcccagtgtccagactccaccactgcccagtgtccagactccaccattgccca tgtag